In the genome of Kitasatospora cathayae, one region contains:
- a CDS encoding ATP-binding protein, producing the protein MTTSRATLDGDRPGTGPKLPPGGQRRRLHLAGLPKPVARARAYTARAIADWSWPTGACGAEDDIVLLVAELVANAMLHAGGPVDLVLDASETRLRIEVGDRSTDLPEPRRPHRPGLPGGHGLFIVQNAATRWGALPHRDGKTVWAEIDTGPAGPGR; encoded by the coding sequence ATGACGACCAGCCGGGCAACCCTCGACGGCGACCGGCCGGGCACCGGTCCCAAGCTGCCGCCCGGCGGCCAGCGCCGGCGCCTGCACCTGGCCGGGCTGCCGAAGCCCGTCGCCCGAGCCCGGGCGTACACCGCGCGGGCGATCGCCGACTGGTCGTGGCCGACCGGTGCCTGCGGCGCCGAGGACGACATCGTGCTCCTGGTCGCCGAGCTGGTCGCCAACGCCATGCTGCACGCAGGCGGCCCCGTCGACCTCGTCCTGGACGCCTCCGAGACCCGCCTGCGGATCGAGGTCGGCGACCGCTCGACCGACCTGCCCGAGCCGCGCCGCCCCCACCGCCCGGGCCTGCCCGGCGGGCACGGGCTGTTCATCGTCCAGAACGCCGCCACCCGCTGGGGGGCGCTGCCGCACCGCGACGGCAAGACGGTCTGGGCCGAGATCGACACCGGCCCCGCCGGGCCCGGTCGCTGA
- a CDS encoding STAS domain-containing protein yields the protein MPAEKTMPAENESVTVPPTTAPSEPSDPSRPGAPSGPDLAVRTWHTATRAAVCALAGDLDIETLAPARNTLDDLVEQHPPLLVVDLAGVGFCDSSGLNLLLRTRMAAAAADVGFRLAAPSTTVRRLLELTCADTVFSLHPTVAAALAAPR from the coding sequence ATGCCAGCCGAGAAGACGATGCCCGCAGAGAACGAGTCCGTGACCGTGCCGCCGACCACCGCGCCCTCCGAGCCCTCCGACCCTTCCCGGCCGGGCGCCCCGTCCGGTCCCGACCTGGCCGTCCGCACCTGGCACACCGCCACCCGGGCGGCCGTCTGCGCGCTCGCGGGCGACCTCGACATCGAGACCCTGGCCCCCGCCCGGAACACCCTCGACGACCTGGTGGAGCAGCATCCGCCGCTGCTCGTCGTCGACCTCGCGGGCGTCGGCTTCTGCGACTCCTCCGGCCTCAACCTGCTGCTGCGGACCAGGATGGCGGCCGCCGCGGCGGACGTCGGGTTCCGCCTCGCGGCGCCGTCCACCACGGTGCGGCGGTTGCTGGAACTGACCTGCGCCGACACCGTGTTCTCGCTCCACCCGACCGTGGCCGCCGCGCTCGCCGCACCCCGGTGA